Genomic segment of Streptomyces alboniger:
CGGCGACGCCTATGCCCGCTATCGGTACGGGGCCAGCGCCTTCAAGATCGACTACGCGCTCGACGGCCCCGTCCCCTGGACCGCCGAGGAGCCCCGGTCGGCCGGAACCGTGCAGATCGGCGCGAGCAGCGCGGAGATCGGTGCCGCGCTGCGCGCCGCCTCACGCGAGGGGCGCGCGCCCGACGCGCCGTTCCTGATCACCGTGCAGCCCAGCGTCGTCGACCCCTCCCGCGCCCCCGAGGGCAAGCACGTCTTCTGGGCCTACGGACACGTCCCGAACGGCTGGGACGGCGACCTGACCGACGCCATCGAGCGGCAGCTGGAGCGCTTCGCACCCGGCTTCCGCGACCGCGTCCTCGCCCGCGCCACGGCAGGACCGCCCCAACTCGCCGAGCGCAACGCCAACTACGTGGGCGGCGACATCGCCTGCGGCGCCGCCAGCGGACTGCAACTGCTCCTGCGCCCCAAGCTCTCCCTCTTCCCGTACGGGACGAAGCACCCGGCGGTCTTCATCTGCTCCTCCGCCACACCCCCGGGCCCCGGCGTCCACGGCATGTCCGGGCACAACGCCGCCAAGGCCGTGTGGAAGAGGCTCCGCGATGCGTGAGACCCGGCTTCGTGGCAGGCGTACCGCCCCCGGGCCGGTGCGCCCCGGTTCCGTGAGGATGATCCCGTGACCGTGTCCATCACGCTCGTCCAGGGCGACCTCACGCGCCAGCGCGTCGACGCCCTCGTCAACGCCGCCAACTCCTCACTCCTCGGCGGAGGCGGCGTCGACGGCGCCATCCACCGGCGCGGCGGCCCCGAGATCCTCGCCGACTGCCGCCGTCTGCGCGCCTCCCTTCCCCAAGCTCTCAACTCCGTTCGAGCAGGGGAGACCCCAATCGGCAAGGGGCTGCCCACCGGCCGCGCCGTGGCCACCGTCGCCGGAAAGCTCGACGCCGGGCATGTGATCCACACCGTGGGCCCCGTCTGGTCCGCCACGGAGGACCGCTCCGAGCTGCTCGCCTCCTGCCACCGCGAGGCGCTGCGGGTCGCCGCCGAGCTGGGGGCGCGCACCGTCGCCTTCCCCGCGATCTCCACGGGGGTCTACCGCTGGCCGCTCGACGACGCCGCCCGCGTCGCCGTGCGCACCGTGCGGGAGGCGGCCGACCCCGCGCTCTTCGACGAGGTGCGGTTCGTGCTCTTCGACCGGGCGGCCTACGACGCGTTCGCCGAGGCGCTGGCCGCCTCCGGTGACGCCACCGAGAACTGACAGCACGACGCCCCTGGCAGCGCGAGGATGATGTCGGATTCTCGCCAGTCATGGCCGGAGGAATCCGCGATGCTTGAGCGCATGCACACCGACACCGAACGCTGTGTACGCGCGGTTCAGTCGAAGGACGCCCGCTTCGACGGCTGGTTCTTCACGGCCGTCGTCACCACCCGCATCTACTGCCGCCCCAGCTGCCCGGTCGTGCCGCCCAAGGCCGAGAACATGACCTTCTACCCGAGCGCCGCCGCCTGCCAGCAGGCCGGCTTCCGGGCCTGCAAGCGGTGCCGTCCGGACAGCAGCCCCGGCTCGCCCGAGTGGAACCAGCGGGCCGACCTCGTCGCCCGCGCCATGCGCCTGATCGCCGACGGCGTCGTCGACCGCGAAGGCGTCCCCGGCCTCGCAGCCCGCCTCGGCTACAGCGCCCGCCAGGTGGAGCGCCAGCTCCGCACCGAACTGGGCGCGGGCCCCCTCGCGCTCGCCCGCGCCCAGCGAGCCCAGACCGCGCGGCTGCTCATCGAGACCACCGCGCTGCCCATGGCGGAGATCGCCTTCGCCGCCGGTTTCTCCTCCATCCGCACCTTCAACGACACCGTGCGCGAGGTCTTCGCGCTCGCCCCCGGAGAGCTGCGCGCCCGTGCGCGGAAACCGGCCGGGGCGGCGGCGCCCGCCACGCCCGGCGTGCTCTCGCTACGGCTGCCGTTCCGCGCCCCGCTCAACCCCGACAACCTCTTCGGGCACCTCATCGCGACCGGCGTCCCGGGCGTCGAGGAGTGGCGCGACGGGGCGTACCGCCGGACCCTGAACCTCCCCTACGGGCACGGCGTCGTGGCCCTCACCCCGCACCCCGATCACATCGGCTGCCGACTGAGCCTCACCGACCCGCGCGATATGACCATCGCCATCAGCCGCTGCCGCCGCATGCTCGACCTGGACGCCGATCCGGCCGCCGTCGACGACCGGCTCAGGAGCGACCCGCTGCTCGCGCCGCTCGTCGACAAGGCCCCGGGACGGCGGGTGCCGCGCACGGTCGACGAGGCCGAGTTCGCCGTGCGCGCCGTCCTCGGGCAGCAGGTCTCCACGGCCGCCGCCCGCACCCACGCCGCGCGCCTGGTGACCGCGCACGGCGAGCGCGTCGAGGACCCCGAGGGCGGCCTCACCCACCTCTTCCCCACCCCCGAGGCCCTCGCCGCGCTCGACCCGGAGTCGCTGGCCCTGCCCCGCAGCCGCCGCACCACGCTGACCACGCTCGTACGCCACCTCGCCGACGGCAGCCTCCGGCTCGGCGCGGAGAGCGGCTGGGACGAGGCCCGGGCCCGCCTCACCGAGCTGCCCGGATTCGGGCCCTGGACGGTCGAGGTCATCGCCATGCGGGCGCTCGGCGACCCCGACGCCTTCCTCCCCTCCGACCTCGGCATCCGGCGCGCCGCGAAGGAGCTGGGCCTGCCGCACACCCCGGCCGCGCTCACCGCGCGCGCCGCCGCCTGGCGGCCCTGGCGGGCGTACGCGGTGCAGTACCTGTGGGCCACCGACGACCACCCCATCAACGTCATTCCCGCGTAGCCGTCAGCCCTGTGTCAGAACCACGTCAGCGCCGTGCCAGAACCTCGTCAGCCCCGTGAGAGAACCTCATCCCCGTACAAGGGACGGAAACGGACATCCATGGAACGCCTGCACACCCTCATCGACAGCCCCTACGGGCCGCTCACCCTCGTCGCCACCGACGGCGTCCTCAGCGGTCTCTACATGACCGACCAGCGACACCGGCCGGCGCAGGAGACCTTCGGCGACCGTGACCCGGCGCCCTTCGGCGAGGTGACCAGCCAGCTGGCGGCCTACTTCGCGGGGGAACTGAAGGAGTTCGACCTGCCGCTGCGGCTCGACGGCACGCCGTTCCAACGCACGGTCTGGGACGAACTCCGGCGGATCCCCTACGGCGAGACCCGTACGTACGGCGAACTCGCCGAGATCCTCGGCAAGCCCGGCGCCTCCCGCGCGGTCGGCCTCGCCAACGGCAAGAACCCGATCGGTGTCATCGTCCCGTGCCATCGCGTCGTCGGCGCCAACGGCAGCCTGACGGGGTACGGCGGCGGCCTCGAGCGCAAGCAGCGGCTGCTGGCCTTCGAGGGCGGGGCCGCGGGCGGCGCAGAGGACGCGTTCCTCTTCTGACCTGCGGGCTCGCACGGATCTGGCCTGCGGGCTCGCAAGGAGCTGACCCGCGGGTTCGCACGGATCCTCGGCCCGGCGGGCGCCGGGTCAGGCGACCCGGCGCCCGTTCTCCAGCTCGGCGGTCCCCTCGCCGCGCGCCAGCACGTCGAGTGCGGCCGAGACCCGGCGGCCCAACGCCCCCGGCAGCAGCTCCGCCAGCTCCTCCCGGGCCGCCAGGCGCCAGGAGAGCAACTCCTCCTCCTGCAACCTGATCGACTTCAGCTGCTCCTCGTCCAGCACCCCGCCGTCGTACAGGTAAGCCACCAGCGGCGGCCGCGTCCGCTCGGCCCCCGGCGGCACCCAGTCCACCGCGAGGAGCGGCCCGAGCGTGATGTCGAGGCCGATCTCCTCGACCGTCTCCCTGCGCGCCCCCTGGCGCGGTGTCTCCCCGTCGTCCGACTCGACGGTCCCGCCGGGCAGCGCCCAGCCCGCGCGGTAGTTGGGCTCGACGAGAAGGACGCGGCCCTCGGCGTCCCGGAAGAGGGCCGCGGCCCCGACGATCACGCGAGGGAGGCCCGCGATGTATGTGGCGAAGTCCTGAGTGGTCATCGGGGAAGGGTAACGCCGGACCGAGCCGTCGGGCCGGGGCCCGGTCGCCCGGGGCCCGGCTGATCGATCATTGCCCTGGGCAGGGAGCCCTTCCTGCGGTTATGGTCGCAGCGGCGCGACTGCCTTGACACGAGCAAGGCCGGAAGCAAGGGGAATGCAAGGTGGCGGACGCTGCAAGGACGGCGGGACGCGAGCAGCAGGAGCGGCGCGACCAGGCGCGGCACGTGCTCATCGCCGCGGACAAGTTCAAGGGCTCGCTCACGGCCGTGCAGGTCGCTGAGCGGGTGACGGCCGGCCTCCACCGCGCGGCCCCCGAGGTGACGGTCGAGGCGCTGCCGGTCGCCGACGGCGGTGACGGCACGGTCGCCGCGGCCGTCGCGGGCGGCTTCGAGCGCCGGGACGTCACCGTCACGGGACCGCTCGGCGACGAGGTGACGGCGGCGTACGCCCTCAAGGACGGCACGGCCGTGGTGGAGATGGCCGAGGCCTCGGGCCTCCAGCTGCTCCCCGAGGGCGTCTTCGCGCCGCTCACCTCCACGACGTACGGCTCCGGAGAGCTGATCCGCGCCGCGCTCGACGCGGGCGCCGGCACCATCGTCTTCGGCGTCGGTGGCAGCGCCACGACCGACGGCGGCGCCGGCATGCTGGCCGCGCTCGGCGCGCGCTTCCTGGACACGGACGGCGAGCCCGTCGGGCCGGGCGGCGGGCCGCTCAAGGAGCTGGCCACCGCCGATCTGTCGGGCCTCGACCCGCGTCTGAAGGACGTGGAGATCGTGCTCGCCAGCGACGTCGACAACCCGCTGACCGGACCGAAGGGCGCGCCCGCGGTGTACGGGCCGCAGAAGGGGGCCTCCCCGGAGGACGTCGCCGAGCTGGACGCGGCGCTCGCCCACTTCGCCGCGGTCCTGGAGAAGTCCATCGGCCCCAAGGCCGCCGAGTACGCGCAGTCCCCGGGCGCGGGCGCCGCGGGCGGCATCGGTTACGGCGCGCTCGTCGGGCTCGGGGCGGGCTTCAGGCCGGGCATCGAGGTCATGCTGGACGTCCTCGGCTTCGCGCCCGCGCTGGAGCGGGCCACGCTCGTGATCACCGGCGAGGGCTCGCTGGACGAGCAGACCCTGCACGGCAAGGCGCCGGCCGGGGTGGCCTCGGCGGCCCGTGCCGCGGGCGTCGACGTCGTCGCGGTCTGCGGCCGCCTCGCGCTGCCCCCGGAAGCCCTCGGCAAGGCGGGGATCCGCCGTGCGTACGCC
This window contains:
- a CDS encoding O-acetyl-ADP-ribose deacetylase yields the protein MTVSITLVQGDLTRQRVDALVNAANSSLLGGGGVDGAIHRRGGPEILADCRRLRASLPQALNSVRAGETPIGKGLPTGRAVATVAGKLDAGHVIHTVGPVWSATEDRSELLASCHREALRVAAELGARTVAFPAISTGVYRWPLDDAARVAVRTVREAADPALFDEVRFVLFDRAAYDAFAEALAASGDATEN
- a CDS encoding AlkA N-terminal domain-containing protein, whose product is MHTDTERCVRAVQSKDARFDGWFFTAVVTTRIYCRPSCPVVPPKAENMTFYPSAAACQQAGFRACKRCRPDSSPGSPEWNQRADLVARAMRLIADGVVDREGVPGLAARLGYSARQVERQLRTELGAGPLALARAQRAQTARLLIETTALPMAEIAFAAGFSSIRTFNDTVREVFALAPGELRARARKPAGAAAPATPGVLSLRLPFRAPLNPDNLFGHLIATGVPGVEEWRDGAYRRTLNLPYGHGVVALTPHPDHIGCRLSLTDPRDMTIAISRCRRMLDLDADPAAVDDRLRSDPLLAPLVDKAPGRRVPRTVDEAEFAVRAVLGQQVSTAAARTHAARLVTAHGERVEDPEGGLTHLFPTPEALAALDPESLALPRSRRTTLTTLVRHLADGSLRLGAESGWDEARARLTELPGFGPWTVEVIAMRALGDPDAFLPSDLGIRRAAKELGLPHTPAALTARAAAWRPWRAYAVQYLWATDDHPINVIPA
- a CDS encoding methylated-DNA--[protein]-cysteine S-methyltransferase, which produces MERLHTLIDSPYGPLTLVATDGVLSGLYMTDQRHRPAQETFGDRDPAPFGEVTSQLAAYFAGELKEFDLPLRLDGTPFQRTVWDELRRIPYGETRTYGELAEILGKPGASRAVGLANGKNPIGVIVPCHRVVGANGSLTGYGGGLERKQRLLAFEGGAAGGAEDAFLF
- a CDS encoding NUDIX domain-containing protein, whose amino-acid sequence is MTTQDFATYIAGLPRVIVGAAALFRDAEGRVLLVEPNYRAGWALPGGTVESDDGETPRQGARRETVEEIGLDITLGPLLAVDWVPPGAERTRPPLVAYLYDGGVLDEEQLKSIRLQEEELLSWRLAAREELAELLPGALGRRVSAALDVLARGEGTAELENGRRVA
- a CDS encoding glycerate kinase, with translation MLIAADKFKGSLTAVQVAERVTAGLHRAAPEVTVEALPVADGGDGTVAAAVAGGFERRDVTVTGPLGDEVTAAYALKDGTAVVEMAEASGLQLLPEGVFAPLTSTTYGSGELIRAALDAGAGTIVFGVGGSATTDGGAGMLAALGARFLDTDGEPVGPGGGPLKELATADLSGLDPRLKDVEIVLASDVDNPLTGPKGAPAVYGPQKGASPEDVAELDAALAHFAAVLEKSIGPKAAEYAQSPGAGAAGGIGYGALVGLGAGFRPGIEVMLDVLGFAPALERATLVITGEGSLDEQTLHGKAPAGVASAARAAGVDVVAVCGRLALPPEALGKAGIRRAYALTDIEPDVARCIAEAGPILERLAESLGRDYLA